One Pseudodesulfovibrio senegalensis DNA segment encodes these proteins:
- a CDS encoding respiratory chain complex I subunit 1 family protein, whose protein sequence is MEGLILAIIAVILAPVAGGLLAGLDRRVTAWMQSRQGPPVMQAIYDAAKLFGKEKLVVNRWQILCAWVYLIAAAMSVGLFFAQADLLIIFFVQAAGAVFLVMGALSARSPYSQVGAQRELIQVLTYEPMLILVFVAMYLVVGSFNVSDILAYESPLIVKLPLMFIVLSYALTIKLRKSPFDFSTSHHGHQELVKGVLTEYSGPFLALIEVAHWYETVLILGVTALFWATSWYWMLLLLVCVYFAEILIDNTMARMTWRWMLKYVWSIGLALSFINFIWLYAR, encoded by the coding sequence ATGGAAGGTCTCATTCTCGCAATAATCGCTGTTATTCTCGCCCCGGTCGCGGGCGGCCTGCTGGCCGGTCTCGACCGTCGCGTCACCGCCTGGATGCAGTCCCGGCAGGGTCCGCCCGTTATGCAGGCCATCTATGACGCGGCCAAGCTCTTCGGCAAGGAAAAGCTGGTGGTCAACCGCTGGCAGATCCTGTGCGCCTGGGTCTATCTCATCGCCGCGGCCATGTCCGTGGGGCTGTTCTTTGCCCAGGCCGACCTGCTGATCATCTTCTTCGTGCAGGCCGCCGGAGCCGTCTTCCTGGTCATGGGCGCGCTTTCCGCGCGCAGCCCTTACAGTCAGGTGGGCGCACAGCGTGAACTCATTCAGGTATTGACCTACGAACCCATGCTCATTCTGGTGTTCGTGGCCATGTACCTCGTGGTGGGCAGCTTCAACGTCTCGGACATTCTCGCCTACGAGAGCCCGCTGATCGTCAAGCTTCCGCTCATGTTCATCGTGCTCAGCTACGCGCTGACCATCAAGCTGCGCAAATCGCCGTTCGACTTCTCCACCTCCCATCACGGGCATCAGGAGCTGGTCAAGGGCGTGCTGACCGAATACTCGGGTCCCTTCCTTGCCCTCATCGAAGTGGCCCACTGGTATGAGACTGTTCTCATCCTCGGCGTGACCGCACTGTTCTGGGCCACGAGCTGGTACTGGATGCTGCTGTTGCTGGTGTGCGTCTACTTTGCCGAAATACTCATCGACAACACCATGGCCCGTATGACCTGGCGTTGGATGCTCAAGTATGTCTGGAGTATCGGCCTTGCGCTGTCGTTCATCAACTTCATTTGGCTCTATGCGAGGTAA
- a CDS encoding NADH-quinone oxidoreductase subunit B family protein: MFKGFIDKSRAKSPWIMHFDCGSCNGCDIETLACLTPLYDVERFGIINVGNPKHADVLLVTGCVNHRNKAVLKNIYEQMPSPKAVIAIGACGLTGGIFRDCYNVVGGVDKVIPVDVYVPGCPARPEAIIDGVVEALNLFQQKQAG; the protein is encoded by the coding sequence ATGTTCAAGGGATTCATAGATAAATCTCGCGCCAAATCTCCGTGGATCATGCATTTTGACTGCGGAAGCTGCAACGGCTGCGATATCGAGACTCTGGCCTGCCTGACACCGCTTTACGACGTGGAGCGGTTCGGCATCATCAACGTGGGCAACCCCAAGCATGCGGACGTTCTGCTCGTCACCGGTTGCGTGAACCATCGCAACAAGGCCGTGCTCAAGAACATCTACGAACAGATGCCCAGCCCCAAGGCCGTCATCGCCATCGGCGCATGCGGACTCACCGGCGGCATCTTCCGCGATTGCTACAACGTGGTCGGCGGCGTGGACAAGGTCATTCCCGTGGACGTGTACGTTCCGGGCTGTCCGGCTCGCCCCGAGGCCATCATTGATGGCGTTGTCGAGGCCCTGAACCTCTTCCAGCAAAAGCAAGCGGGCTAG
- a CDS encoding NADH-quinone oxidoreductase subunit C yields the protein MIDATPVTSESVISEVMRMKNEGYRFVTMSSAPVKDGYMDILYHFDKDLDLKHLRLPIKEGEAIPSVSGVYFCAMLAENELQELAGLKFDGLVLDYNRTLLQDSTVTCVPLVNKCKVAERK from the coding sequence GTGATAGATGCAACCCCAGTCACATCCGAAAGCGTGATCAGTGAAGTCATGCGGATGAAGAACGAGGGCTACAGGTTCGTGACCATGTCCAGCGCTCCGGTGAAGGACGGGTACATGGACATCCTGTACCACTTTGACAAGGACCTGGATCTCAAGCACCTGCGTCTTCCCATCAAGGAAGGCGAGGCCATTCCCAGCGTTTCCGGCGTGTATTTCTGCGCCATGCTGGCGGAAAACGAGTTGCAGGAGCTTGCCGGACTCAAGTTTGACGGCCTTGTGCTCGACTACAACCGGACCCTGCTTCAGGACTCGACGGTCACCTGCGTGCCCCTCGTGAACAAGTGCAAGGTAGCGGAAAGGAAATAA